From a region of the Pseudomonadaceae bacterium SI-3 genome:
- a CDS encoding chemotaxis protein CheW translates to MNFPQVSGAASTAPADIQHLSFRVRQARYALPIELVREIIEYGQITGVPMMPACIHGVINLRGNVVPVLDLAARFGMERTVPSKRTCIVIIELDLNDALQRIGLVVDAVDAVLDIQAADVEPAPGFGAGIRTEFIAGMARDERGFTIILDVRKVLSLDDILQISQAMAQAS, encoded by the coding sequence ATGAATTTTCCACAGGTAAGCGGTGCCGCCAGCACCGCGCCGGCTGACATCCAGCACCTGTCGTTCCGGGTGCGCCAGGCACGCTACGCGTTGCCGATCGAGCTGGTACGCGAAATCATCGAGTACGGGCAGATCACCGGCGTGCCGATGATGCCGGCGTGCATTCACGGCGTGATCAACCTGCGCGGCAACGTGGTGCCGGTGCTGGACCTGGCCGCACGCTTCGGTATGGAGCGCACGGTGCCGAGCAAGCGGACCTGCATTGTGATCATCGAGCTGGACCTGAACGATGCGCTGCAGCGCATCGGCCTGGTGGTCGATGCGGTCGACGCCGTGCTGGATATCCAGGCTGCCGACGTCGAGCCCGCACCAGGGTTCGGCGCTGGGATTCGGACAGAATTCATTGCCGGCATGGCGCGCGACGAGCGGGGTTTCACCATCATTCTGGACGTGCGCAAGGTGTTGTCGCTGGACGACATCCTGCAGATCAGCCAGGCGATGGCGCAGGCGAGCTGA
- a CDS encoding response regulator has product MAKTILIVDDSLSMRQLVKMTLTGAGHQVIEAVDGKDALTKLNGQKINLIISDVNMPNLDGIGLVKAVKANAAYRFTPIVMLTTESEQGKKAEGQAAGAKAWIVKPFQPQQLLTAVDKLVG; this is encoded by the coding sequence ATGGCCAAGACCATTCTCATCGTCGACGACTCGCTCTCCATGCGCCAGCTGGTGAAGATGACCCTCACCGGCGCGGGTCATCAGGTCATTGAGGCCGTTGATGGCAAGGACGCGCTGACCAAGCTAAACGGGCAGAAGATCAACCTGATCATCAGTGACGTGAACATGCCGAACCTCGATGGCATCGGCCTGGTGAAGGCGGTCAAGGCCAATGCGGCCTACCGCTTCACGCCCATCGTCATGCTCACCACCGAAAGCGAGCAGGGCAAGAAGGCCGAGGGCCAGGCCGCCGGTGCCAAGGCCTGGATCGTCAAGCCGTTCCAGCCGCAGCAACTGCTGACAGCTGTCGACAAGCTGGTCGGCTGA
- a CDS encoding protein-glutamate O-methyltransferase, whose product MPTSSLPVLGEQEFRFLQQLMVEASGIHLSDSKRPLVAGRLMRRLRALNLSSYRDYLLLLKDPTKQAEQRLVIDLLTTNETYFFREPQHFQFLARWLDGRREPLRIWSAACSSGEEPYTLGMVLAEHGPAEWSILGSDLSRTVLEKAEAAIYPLDEASNFPPGWLKRHCLRGIGEHEGAFRFGQELRERVRFRELNLMRPLPEDIGRFDVIFLRNVLIYFSAEDKRAIVARLIERLRVGGLLFIGHAESLHGFGLPLRSVASSVFERL is encoded by the coding sequence ATGCCGACGTCGAGCCTGCCGGTGCTGGGCGAGCAGGAGTTCCGGTTCCTGCAGCAGCTGATGGTCGAGGCGTCGGGTATTCATCTGAGCGACAGCAAGCGGCCGTTGGTGGCAGGCCGCCTGATGCGCCGGTTGCGGGCTCTGAACCTGAGCAGCTACCGCGACTACCTGTTGCTGCTCAAGGATCCGACGAAGCAGGCCGAGCAACGCTTGGTGATCGACCTGCTGACCACCAATGAAACCTACTTCTTTCGTGAGCCGCAGCATTTCCAGTTCCTGGCCCGTTGGCTGGACGGCCGGCGCGAGCCGTTGCGCATCTGGAGCGCCGCCTGTTCGTCGGGTGAAGAACCCTACACCCTGGGCATGGTGCTGGCCGAGCATGGGCCGGCGGAGTGGTCGATCCTTGGCAGCGACCTCAGCCGCACGGTGCTGGAAAAGGCCGAGGCTGCGATCTATCCGCTGGACGAGGCGAGCAACTTTCCGCCTGGCTGGCTCAAGCGCCACTGCCTGCGCGGTATCGGTGAGCACGAGGGCGCCTTTCGCTTCGGTCAGGAGTTGCGGGAGCGGGTGCGCTTTCGCGAACTGAACCTGATGCGGCCGTTGCCTGAAGACATCGGCCGCTTCGATGTGATCTTCCTGCGCAACGTGCTCATTTATTTCAGCGCCGAGGACAAGCGAGCCATCGTTGCCCGCCTGATCGAACGCCTGCGCGTCGGCGGCTTGCTGTTTATCGGCCATGCGGAAAGCCTGCATGGGTTCGGACTGCCGCTGCGCAGCGTCGCTTCTTCGGTATTCGAGCGCCTATGA
- a CDS encoding chemotaxis protein yields the protein MFAYPALWIGIATGLAGLALGSPWIAGTGSAVCVAAAVFLKPRASRAAINSEPVVAAPAAAPAVEPLLNAVLPTWDKNLGQVRDIQQNSVRQLFEHFAGLSARLSQTLSNSDNVIGGDGMASSLRQAQNRLNEVTSAFHAASGRKAELLGTISDLNGYAAELQSMAKHVQDIASQTNLLALNAAIEAARAGDYGRGFSVVADEVRKLSTLSAETGQRMGNKVSEINQAIRATVTAADELTTSERDNLSYLDSVAGDVMQGLGQSLNELSVTSLQLQQETRVTQATIEEIVVSLQFQDRTDQMLDHLQHDMQRLDQAVRAGDNSVNDPQRWLRELHQHFTTDEERHGKTRSKSAADDVTFF from the coding sequence GTGTTTGCCTACCCTGCACTCTGGATTGGAATCGCCACCGGGCTCGCTGGCCTGGCCCTGGGCTCGCCCTGGATCGCTGGCACGGGCAGCGCTGTCTGCGTGGCTGCGGCAGTCTTTCTCAAGCCGCGAGCGTCTCGCGCGGCGATCAACTCCGAGCCAGTGGTCGCAGCGCCGGCTGCCGCCCCAGCGGTGGAGCCGCTGCTCAATGCCGTGTTACCGACCTGGGACAAGAACCTCGGGCAGGTGCGCGATATTCAGCAGAACAGCGTGCGCCAGCTGTTCGAACACTTCGCCGGATTGTCGGCTCGCCTCAGTCAGACCCTGAGCAATTCGGACAATGTGATCGGCGGCGATGGCATGGCCAGCAGTCTGCGCCAGGCGCAGAACCGCCTCAATGAAGTGACCTCGGCGTTCCACGCCGCCAGCGGCCGCAAGGCCGAACTGCTGGGCACCATTTCCGACCTCAACGGCTACGCGGCTGAGCTGCAGTCGATGGCCAAGCACGTGCAGGACATCGCCAGCCAGACCAACCTGCTCGCGCTCAACGCCGCCATTGAGGCGGCCCGGGCCGGGGACTATGGCCGTGGTTTCTCGGTGGTCGCCGACGAGGTGCGCAAGCTGTCGACGCTGTCGGCCGAGACCGGCCAGCGGATGGGCAACAAGGTCAGCGAAATCAACCAGGCGATCCGCGCCACTGTCACCGCGGCAGACGAACTGACCACCAGCGAGCGCGACAACCTGAGCTACCTCGACAGCGTGGCGGGTGACGTCATGCAAGGGCTGGGGCAGAGCCTCAATGAACTCTCGGTCACCTCGTTGCAGCTGCAGCAGGAAACCCGCGTCACCCAGGCGACCATCGAGGAGATCGTGGTCAGCCTGCAGTTTCAGGACCGTACTGACCAGATGCTCGACCACCTGCAGCACGACATGCAGCGTCTCGACCAGGCAGTGCGTGCCGGCGACAACAGCGTGAACGACCCGCAGCGCTGGCTGCGCGAGCTGCACCAGCACTTCACCACCGACGAGGAGCGCCACGGCAAGACCCGTAGCAAGAGCGCTGCCGACGACGTGACCTTTTTCTGA
- a CDS encoding chemotaxis protein CheA, producing the protein MLDGEQWSQLLLSFVEEARDLAKQAEEYLLLLDECPTDEQSINGLFRAMHTLKGSAGLFSLAPLVGFTHHLENLLMAVRDGAQSLSPELISLMLRCLDEISAMIELIDTDKGELLVDDSRHQPLLAELASCINAAPLAPQIPVVMLPEDSCNSRGGLERCASCDADGAWHISLRFHADLLRNGFEPSSFVRFLSRLGDILHLQTISESLPSLAELQPETCYLGLEIALCTPASKGEIEEVFEFIEDFCTLRILPPTSELEDYLQLIRDLPETDAQIGRILVASGLLTERELEEGLALQAAETVEVKSPLGTVLVNEGIVAPQAVNAALAKQQVAREKRSQENSQIRVAANKLDELINLVGELVISAAGAQLRARSHGDANCIESTQTVNQHVELIREAALKLRMIEIGDTFNRFQRVVRDVSQQLGKDIRLDIRGADTELDKAVIDKLADPLTHLVRNAIDHGIESAEGRVAAGKPVEGHLRLNAYHESGMIVIEVGDDGRGLNTARIREKAIARGLIDAASNLPEQDIQALIFAAGFSTAESVSDLSGRGVGLDVVRSAIDALRGTIEIDSREGLGCTFRIRLPLTLAIIDGFLVSLGDDYFVIPLDMVTECLEMDAEQLSSGAYGYLNLRGKPLPCLSLAAHFNLAESHAKRRNIIVVSQGRQQAGLIVDHLHGELQTVIKPLGQLFQHLQGIGGSTILGTGQVALILDIPSLFRYLQNHVDANPAAQRISQSRQDLAGQ; encoded by the coding sequence ATGCTTGATGGCGAACAATGGAGCCAGCTGTTGCTGAGCTTTGTCGAGGAGGCCCGCGATCTGGCCAAGCAGGCCGAAGAGTACCTGCTGCTGCTTGACGAGTGCCCCACCGATGAACAGTCGATCAACGGGCTGTTCCGCGCAATGCACACGCTCAAGGGCTCGGCGGGCCTGTTTTCGCTCGCGCCGCTGGTGGGCTTTACCCATCACCTGGAAAACCTGCTCATGGCGGTACGTGACGGTGCGCAGAGCCTGTCGCCAGAACTGATCTCGCTGATGCTGCGCTGCCTGGATGAAATCAGCGCGATGATCGAGCTGATCGATACCGACAAGGGCGAGCTGCTGGTCGACGACAGCCGCCACCAGCCGCTGCTTGCCGAGCTCGCCAGCTGCATCAACGCTGCGCCCCTGGCGCCGCAGATCCCGGTCGTCATGCTGCCCGAAGACAGCTGCAACAGCCGCGGGGGGCTGGAACGCTGCGCCAGCTGCGACGCCGATGGCGCCTGGCACATCTCGTTGCGCTTTCATGCCGATCTGCTGAGAAACGGCTTCGAACCCAGTTCGTTCGTCCGCTTTCTGAGCCGCCTGGGCGACATCCTGCATCTACAGACAATCAGTGAATCGTTGCCCTCGCTGGCCGAACTGCAGCCGGAGACCTGTTACCTCGGCCTCGAAATCGCGCTGTGCACGCCGGCCAGCAAGGGCGAGATCGAGGAAGTTTTCGAATTCATAGAGGACTTCTGCACCCTGCGCATCCTGCCGCCGACCAGCGAGCTCGAGGACTATCTGCAGCTGATCCGTGACCTGCCCGAAACCGATGCACAAATCGGCCGGATCCTGGTCGCCAGTGGCCTGTTGACCGAGCGCGAACTTGAAGAAGGCCTGGCCCTGCAGGCCGCGGAAACGGTCGAGGTCAAGTCGCCGCTGGGCACGGTGCTGGTGAATGAAGGCATCGTCGCCCCCCAGGCGGTGAACGCCGCCCTGGCCAAGCAACAGGTTGCCCGTGAAAAGCGTAGTCAGGAAAACAGCCAAATCCGTGTGGCTGCAAACAAGCTGGACGAACTGATCAACCTGGTTGGTGAGCTGGTCATCAGCGCGGCCGGTGCACAGCTGCGTGCGCGCTCGCATGGCGATGCCAATTGCATCGAGAGCACCCAGACCGTCAACCAGCACGTCGAGCTGATCCGTGAAGCTGCTCTCAAGCTGCGCATGATCGAGATCGGCGACACCTTCAACCGCTTCCAGCGCGTGGTGCGCGATGTCAGCCAGCAACTGGGCAAGGATATTCGTCTGGATATCCGTGGCGCGGACACCGAGCTCGACAAGGCGGTCATCGACAAGCTGGCCGACCCCCTGACGCACTTGGTGCGCAACGCCATCGACCACGGTATCGAGTCAGCAGAAGGCCGCGTCGCCGCTGGTAAACCGGTCGAAGGCCACCTGCGACTGAACGCCTATCACGAGTCGGGCATGATCGTGATCGAGGTCGGCGATGACGGGCGCGGCCTCAACACGGCGCGCATCCGTGAGAAAGCAATCGCGCGCGGCCTGATCGATGCAGCATCAAACCTGCCCGAACAGGACATCCAGGCGCTCATATTCGCCGCCGGGTTCTCCACCGCCGAGAGCGTGTCCGACCTGTCCGGACGAGGCGTGGGGCTGGATGTGGTGCGCAGCGCTATCGACGCCTTGCGCGGCACCATAGAGATTGATTCCCGTGAAGGTCTGGGCTGCACCTTCCGCATCCGCCTGCCGCTCACTCTGGCGATCATCGATGGTTTCCTCGTCAGCCTTGGCGACGACTATTTCGTCATCCCGCTGGACATGGTCACCGAGTGTCTGGAGATGGACGCCGAGCAACTCAGTTCAGGCGCCTACGGCTACCTCAATCTGCGCGGCAAGCCGCTGCCCTGTCTGTCCCTGGCCGCCCACTTCAACCTGGCGGAAAGTCACGCCAAACGCCGCAACATCATTGTCGTCAGCCAGGGCCGGCAACAGGCCGGGCTGATCGTCGATCACCTTCACGGTGAACTGCAAACCGTCATCAAGCCGCTCGGGCAGCTGTTCCAGCACCTGCAAGGCATTGGTGGCTCCACCATCCTGGGAACCGGGCAAGTAGCCCTGATCCTGGATATCCCCAGCCTGTTCCGTTACCTGCAAAACCACGTCGACGCGAATCCTGCTGCCCAGCGCATCAGCCAATCCCGCCAGGACCTCGCAGGCCAGTAA
- a CDS encoding anti-anti-sigma factor: MLELTYDRSVEPARLRLSGSLTIYEVGEAHATLLSMLAKPEANPCLLDLEALEELDTAGAQLLLATQRHFEAAGGSLKVQGPAAAVTEVLELLRLETLYPDVLLAHR, from the coding sequence ATGCTCGAACTCACTTACGACCGCAGCGTGGAGCCGGCCCGGCTTCGCCTGTCCGGCAGCCTGACCATCTACGAGGTCGGCGAGGCCCATGCGACCTTGCTGAGCATGCTGGCAAAGCCTGAGGCAAACCCCTGCCTGCTCGACCTCGAGGCGCTCGAAGAACTCGACACCGCCGGGGCGCAGCTGCTGCTCGCGACCCAGCGTCATTTCGAGGCGGCCGGCGGCAGTTTGAAGGTGCAGGGACCGGCCGCCGCGGTGACCGAGGTGCTCGAGCTGTTGCGCCTTGAAACTCTGTACCCCGACGTCCTACTGGCTCATCGCTGA
- a CDS encoding DNA-binding response regulator: MKRVALIDDHGLVRAGLRALVQDQPGYEVVAEGADGSEVHTILTELKPDILLLDISMKHMSGLDALRQWRTEFPNVQFLILSMHTTPDYVLQALRLGASGYLLKDAAAQELELALRALSRNESYLSPGIAQTVIQSAVIEGGQREQPGAPSLTPRQVEILRLIVRGVSTRDIASGLGLSVKTVDAHRAQIMDRLKLRDVPSLVLYALRKGLVSTDD; this comes from the coding sequence ATGAAACGGGTAGCACTGATTGACGATCATGGACTGGTCAGAGCAGGCCTACGGGCGCTGGTGCAAGACCAGCCGGGATACGAGGTGGTAGCCGAGGGAGCCGACGGCAGCGAGGTTCACACCATCCTCACCGAACTCAAGCCTGACATCCTGTTACTGGATATCAGCATGAAACACATGAGCGGCCTGGATGCCCTGCGTCAGTGGCGCACCGAATTCCCCAATGTGCAGTTCCTGATTCTGTCGATGCACACGACGCCCGACTACGTCCTGCAGGCGCTGCGCCTGGGTGCCAGCGGTTACCTGCTCAAGGACGCCGCCGCGCAGGAGCTGGAGCTGGCATTGAGGGCTCTGTCGCGCAACGAGTCGTACCTCAGCCCCGGTATCGCGCAGACAGTCATCCAGTCGGCGGTGATCGAAGGCGGCCAGCGCGAGCAGCCTGGCGCTCCGTCGTTGACGCCACGCCAGGTTGAAATCCTGCGGCTGATCGTGCGCGGCGTTTCGACGCGTGATATCGCCAGCGGCCTGGGCTTGAGCGTGAAGACGGTAGATGCGCACCGGGCGCAGATCATGGATCGTCTCAAACTGCGTGATGTGCCCTCGCTGGTGCTGTATGCGCTGCGCAAAGGTCTTGTCAGTACCGATGACTGA
- a CDS encoding alpha/beta hydrolase: MKIVLQLVTAVVVLLFLIIAVLVALSWAPPRPVESLTERWAPEPSGFVEVSGMQVHVRDEGQRDDPAPLVLLHGTSASLHTWEAVVDELKQQRRVISLDLPGFGLTGPFPDGDYRMRHYVDFLSTFLDRLNVERAVLVGNSFGGQLAWEMALDQPRRVERLVLIDAAGYPRQSTSVPIGFKLAGIPGLAPLMANILPRRLVESSTRSVYGDPGKVTPELVDRYYELTLREGNREALRERFKQVPAVDNSKRIASIQTPTLIIWGGRDGLIPPLNARRFKDDIAGSELVMFDDLGHVPQEEAPSRVAAAIRAFLPQP, from the coding sequence GTGAAGATCGTTCTGCAACTGGTGACTGCCGTAGTCGTACTGCTCTTCCTGATCATTGCGGTGCTGGTGGCGCTCAGCTGGGCGCCGCCACGACCGGTCGAAAGCCTGACCGAACGCTGGGCGCCGGAACCGTCCGGATTCGTCGAGGTGTCCGGCATGCAGGTGCATGTTCGTGACGAGGGGCAACGTGATGATCCCGCTCCGCTGGTACTGCTGCACGGCACCTCGGCGAGCCTGCATACCTGGGAAGCGGTGGTCGACGAACTGAAGCAGCAGCGGCGGGTGATCAGCCTCGACCTGCCGGGCTTCGGTTTGACCGGCCCCTTTCCCGACGGCGACTACCGCATGCGCCATTACGTCGACTTCCTCTCGACATTCCTGGACAGGCTGAACGTGGAGCGAGCAGTGCTCGTCGGCAACAGCTTTGGTGGCCAGCTCGCCTGGGAAATGGCGCTGGACCAGCCTAGGCGTGTTGAGCGACTGGTACTGATCGATGCGGCAGGTTACCCGCGCCAGTCGACCTCAGTGCCGATCGGTTTCAAGCTTGCGGGCATTCCGGGTTTGGCGCCGCTGATGGCCAACATACTCCCGCGGCGGTTGGTTGAGTCCAGCACGCGCAGCGTCTATGGCGATCCAGGCAAAGTGACGCCGGAGCTGGTTGATCGCTACTACGAGCTGACCCTGCGTGAAGGCAATCGTGAGGCGCTGCGCGAACGGTTCAAGCAGGTGCCGGCAGTCGACAATTCTAAGCGGATCGCATCGATCCAGACGCCGACGCTGATCATCTGGGGCGGGCGCGACGGGTTGATTCCGCCGCTCAATGCGCGCCGCTTCAAGGACGACATCGCAGGCAGCGAGTTGGTCATGTTCGACGACCTCGGTCACGTTCCGCAGGAGGAGGCCCCGTCGCGAGTCGCCGCGGCCATCCGGGCGTTCCTGCCGCAGCCCTGA
- a CDS encoding methyl-accepting chemotaxis protein yields MNVFGNFKIGTRLIAGFLIVVALTITVGMLGIRNLEHVSELSDQMYDRELISLNNIQSANVQLIYVGRGLRSSLLATSLEERDSSIKLTRDAISKMYEHIELTRTSFVTPEGIAQFESLSEPMAAYVRTVEQALKLREASSEVRPADELTVMLPQLRETGNKADDLLTALVERKVANAKEANEQITSIYLSSRTQMIGLVIIAALLGFGIGILVTRSITRPLNRAVSVADALAAGDLSVQVEVNSKDETGQLLNAMKNMAERLRSVMGDVRSAADSLSSASEEVSATSQSLSQAASEQAAGVEQTTASVEQMSASIAQNTESAKITDSIAGKAANDAVAGGRAVRDMVVAMKQIADKIGIIDDIAYQTNLLALNAAIEAARAGDHGKGFAVVAAEVRKLAERSQVAAQEIGGVAGSSVQLAEQAGRLLDDIVPNIQRTSDLVQEITAASQEQSTGAGQINIAMGQMNQITQQNASASEELAATSEEMNAQASQLLELIGFFRLDARDGLAQGLGRQLQAPSVKPSGNRSVRSIRKPTAMADDSQFVSFT; encoded by the coding sequence ATGAACGTATTCGGTAACTTCAAGATAGGGACGCGTCTGATCGCGGGTTTCCTGATAGTGGTGGCACTGACCATTACCGTGGGCATGCTGGGTATACGTAACCTTGAACACGTCAGCGAGTTGTCCGACCAGATGTATGACCGCGAGTTGATCTCGCTGAACAACATCCAGTCGGCCAATGTGCAGCTGATCTATGTTGGACGTGGTCTGCGTTCGAGCCTGCTGGCCACCAGCCTGGAGGAGCGGGACTCTTCCATCAAACTGACCCGGGACGCGATCAGCAAGATGTACGAGCACATCGAGCTCACCCGCACCAGCTTCGTGACGCCCGAAGGCATCGCCCAGTTCGAGTCGCTCAGTGAGCCGATGGCCGCCTACGTGCGGACCGTCGAGCAGGCCCTAAAGCTGCGCGAAGCCTCCAGCGAGGTGCGCCCGGCCGACGAGCTGACCGTGATGCTGCCGCAACTGCGTGAGACCGGAAACAAGGCCGACGATCTGCTGACTGCCCTGGTTGAGCGTAAGGTCGCCAATGCTAAGGAAGCCAATGAACAAATCACGAGCATCTATCTTAGCTCGCGGACCCAGATGATCGGCTTGGTGATCATCGCGGCCTTGCTGGGCTTCGGCATCGGCATTCTGGTCACACGCAGCATTACCCGGCCGCTCAACCGCGCCGTGTCGGTTGCCGATGCGCTTGCGGCTGGCGACCTCAGTGTGCAGGTGGAAGTGAACAGCAAGGACGAGACGGGCCAGTTGCTCAACGCCATGAAGAACATGGCCGAGCGGCTGCGTAGCGTGATGGGCGATGTGCGCAGCGCTGCCGATTCCCTGTCCTCGGCTTCGGAGGAAGTCAGTGCCACCTCGCAATCGCTCAGTCAGGCGGCTAGCGAGCAGGCGGCGGGCGTCGAGCAGACCACCGCGTCGGTGGAGCAGATGTCTGCATCCATCGCGCAGAACACCGAAAGCGCCAAGATCACCGACAGCATTGCCGGCAAGGCCGCCAATGACGCCGTAGCCGGTGGCCGGGCAGTGCGCGATATGGTCGTTGCGATGAAGCAGATCGCGGACAAGATCGGCATCATCGATGACATCGCTTACCAGACGAACCTGCTGGCGCTCAACGCGGCCATCGAGGCGGCGCGGGCCGGTGATCATGGCAAAGGCTTCGCGGTGGTCGCCGCGGAAGTGCGCAAGCTGGCCGAGCGCAGCCAGGTGGCCGCGCAGGAGATTGGTGGCGTGGCCGGCAGCAGCGTGCAGCTGGCCGAGCAGGCCGGTCGCCTGCTCGACGATATCGTGCCGAACATCCAGCGGACTTCGGACCTGGTGCAGGAAATCACCGCGGCATCCCAGGAGCAGAGCACCGGCGCGGGCCAGATCAATATCGCCATGGGGCAGATGAACCAGATCACCCAGCAGAACGCCTCGGCGTCCGAAGAGCTGGCTGCCACCTCCGAGGAGATGAACGCCCAGGCCTCGCAACTGCTGGAGCTGATCGGCTTCTTCCGTCTCGATGCGCGCGATGGGCTCGCTCAGGGCCTCGGTCGCCAGCTACAGGCACCCAGCGTCAAGCCCAGCGGCAACCGCTCGGTGCGCAGCATCCGCAAGCCGACCGCCATGGCTGATGACAGTCAGTTCGTCAGCTTCACATAA
- a CDS encoding chemotaxis response regulator protein-glutamate methylesterase — protein sequence MIKVFIVDDSALVRQVLSACLESHPNIEVIGQAADPLFALEKMQRNWPDVLVLDVEMPRMDGITFLRKLMAERPTPTIICSTLTEAGAAITLEAFAAGAVGVFTKARLGLKDSLLQLSSDLIKQIQQAAATRPRVVAARTATVAAPARPAEPTSNALTTTDRVVALGTSTGGTQALELVLKQLRVDSPGIVIVQHMPEKFTAAFAQRLDSLCQIEVREARHLDRVRSGLALVAPGGKHMQLKRSGAQYFVEVLDGPPVNRHKPSVDVLFRSVARHAGHNALGVIMTGMGDDGARGLLAMREAGARTVAQDEASCVVFGMPKEALQLGAAQCTESLENLSRLITDYARAPLA from the coding sequence ATGATCAAGGTGTTTATCGTCGATGACTCAGCACTGGTGCGGCAGGTCTTGTCGGCCTGTCTGGAAAGCCATCCGAATATCGAGGTGATTGGACAGGCGGCCGACCCACTGTTCGCGCTGGAGAAGATGCAGCGCAACTGGCCCGATGTGCTGGTGCTCGACGTCGAAATGCCGCGCATGGACGGCATCACCTTTCTGCGTAAGCTGATGGCCGAGCGGCCGACACCGACCATCATCTGTTCGACCCTGACCGAGGCGGGCGCGGCCATCACGCTCGAAGCGTTTGCAGCGGGCGCCGTTGGCGTTTTCACCAAGGCGCGACTCGGTCTTAAAGACAGTCTGCTGCAGCTCTCCAGCGACCTGATTAAACAAATCCAGCAGGCCGCCGCGACCCGTCCACGGGTGGTGGCTGCACGCACCGCGACGGTAGCGGCACCGGCGCGCCCGGCGGAGCCGACCAGCAACGCCCTGACCACCACCGACAGGGTCGTTGCCCTGGGTACGTCCACTGGCGGCACCCAGGCTCTGGAGCTGGTGCTCAAACAGCTGCGCGTCGATTCGCCGGGCATCGTGATCGTCCAGCACATGCCAGAAAAATTCACTGCCGCCTTCGCTCAGCGTCTCGACAGCCTCTGCCAGATCGAGGTGCGTGAGGCCCGCCATCTGGATCGCGTGCGCTCTGGGCTGGCGCTAGTGGCACCCGGCGGCAAGCACATGCAGCTGAAACGCAGCGGCGCGCAGTATTTCGTCGAGGTGCTCGACGGGCCTCCAGTCAACCGGCACAAGCCGTCAGTGGACGTGCTGTTTCGCTCTGTCGCCCGACATGCCGGGCATAACGCGCTGGGTGTGATCATGACCGGCATGGGCGACGACGGCGCCCGTGGACTGCTGGCCATGCGCGAAGCCGGCGCCCGCACGGTGGCCCAGGACGAAGCCAGCTGTGTCGTTTTCGGAATGCCCAAGGAGGCCTTGCAGCTGGGTGCGGCGCAGTGCACCGAGTCGCTGGAAAACTTGTCTCGCCTGATCACCGACTATGCACGCGCACCGCTTGCATGA
- a CDS encoding chemotaxis protein — MTAPRFLMPGEYLFGPLQEPVATLLGSCVAVTLWHPRCRLLAVSHFVVPRSASDQDDTRTGEAVFARLQRDMVSHRTAPEEYRKGLYGGGTCLQPGRRNSLQIGLMNIAFAREQFALLGWRVDDEQLGGLGYRRLSVDGRDGRLSCQSFTTANLLEGTA, encoded by the coding sequence ATGACCGCGCCTCGTTTTCTCATGCCTGGCGAGTACTTGTTCGGTCCGCTTCAGGAGCCGGTGGCCACGCTGCTTGGCTCGTGTGTCGCCGTTACCCTGTGGCATCCGCGGTGTCGCCTGCTTGCCGTAAGCCATTTCGTCGTGCCCCGCAGCGCCTCCGACCAGGATGACACGCGCACCGGCGAAGCGGTGTTCGCGCGGCTGCAGCGCGACATGGTTAGCCACCGCACCGCGCCGGAGGAATACCGCAAAGGGCTCTATGGTGGCGGCACCTGCTTGCAGCCAGGCCGGCGCAACAGCCTGCAGATCGGGCTGATGAATATCGCGTTCGCCCGTGAGCAGTTCGCCTTGCTCGGTTGGCGCGTCGACGATGAGCAGCTCGGTGGCTTGGGTTATCGACGATTGTCAGTCGATGGCCGAGACGGACGCCTGAGCTGTCAGTCGTTCACCACGGCCAACCTGCTGGAGGGCACCGCATGA